The genomic stretch CCCGCGGGCAAGGTGCGCGCCGCCGGCGTTGTCTTGCCGATCGCTTTTTCGCCGATGAAGGTGATCGTCTGCGTGAAATTACCGGTACTCATGTTCGCTTCCTCGATGTTTCGTTACGCGGCGCTGGCCGCGCCTTGCGCCAGCATGCGTTCGACCACGTGATACGCGTGGCGCACCAGCAGTTCGTTGTCCTGCAGCACCATGAACTTCTTCGCGCCGGTTTCGGCCGCGCGCTGCGTGCGTTCGAGCGTGCTGAAGTCTTCGAGCAGCACGTCGCGCAGCGCGACCTTCATGTATTCGAGGAAGAAGCGGCCGCCCGGCGTCGTCATTTCGGGGTAATACACGCGCGCGTCCACGAGCGTCTGGTTGTGCGAGATCGGCCGGAAGTTGTACGCCTGGCAATAGTTCGGGCGCAGCGACACATAGAAGTCCGGGAACACGATGTTCATGTCGAACAGCCAGTTCGGGCTTTGAGTCCAGTTCACGCCGGCGGGCAGCGCGTCCATCGGGAACGCGTGCTTCGCGCTGCCAATCCCCGCGCGCAGCGCGGCGGCCGCGATCGGGCGCTTCTGGCCTTGCTCCGACAACGCGTTCTGCGCGGCCGCGCCGCCCTCGGTCACGGCCTTCGGGTTGCCGTACACCGACTTCTGGTTGCCCGCCAGCGAGAGCCGGCGGTGAAACTCGCCGCACAGCGCGTCGAGGGGCGGCATGCTTTCGTCGCCGGTCTTGTCGATGGCGTCGGCGATCGAGTTGCCGTGCACGTACGCCACGTGATACGCCTCCTGGAACGCGTCGAGCGCGAGCTTCCAGTTGCAGTTCACCACTGTCTGCCAGCCGAAGCCCGCCGTGAGCTTGTCGAACGGAAAGCCTTCGATGTCGCCGAACATCGGCTTCATATAGTCGGCGAGCGACACGGCCGGATTCGGGTCCATGTTCACGAAGATAAAGCCTTCCCACACCTCGCACGCCACGCGCGACAAGCCGAACTGCTCGCGGTCGAGCCCGAAGAAGCACTTTTCGTCGGGCACGCCGGTGAGCTTGCCGTCGAGGTCGTAGGCCCAGCCGTGAAACTTGCAGAAGAACTTGCGGGTATTGCCGCACTTGTCGTAGACGATCTCGTTCATGCGGTGCGCACAGACGTTGTGCATCGCGCGAATCTCGCCCTGCCGGTTACGCACCACGATGATCGACGTATCGCACGCGGCAAGGTCTTTCACGAAGTAATCGCCCGCCTTCGGGATCTCCTCCACGCGGCCAACGTGCAGCCACGTCTTCTTGAAGATGTGTTCCTTCTCGCGCTCGTAGTACTCCGGCGAGATATACGGCTCGACCGGGATCGGGCCGGAGCCCAGCTCGGGATAACGGCCGGTCAGCGTGCCTGCCGGTGCGGGGACTTCGGGGGACAGCAAGGTCGTGGACACGATGGCATCACCTCAAAAACGAACATCGTTTAATAATGAATGGTATTCTGTTTTGGAAAAATTTGTCCGTCAAGACCTTTTGTCGATTTCGTGATGGCGCGCGACATTGGCGCGTCGTGGCGAACGGGAGCGAAACCATGAATCGCGGGAAACGGGAGCAGATCGCGCAGGCCGCGCTGGCGCTCTTTCAGGCGCAGGGCTTCACGGCGACGAAGATGGCGCAGATCGCGGCGGCCGCCGGTATGACGGCCGCGAATCTGTACGTGTATTTCGACTCGAAACTCGCGATCCTCTACGAGGTGTATCGCCCGTGGCTGCGCGCGCAACTCGACGCGCTGGGCGCGCAAGTGCGGGCGCAGCACGGCACGCACGCCCGGCTGCGGCGTTTGCTGGTGGGCTTGTGGCACGACATTCCGGGCGCCGACGCGAACTTCGCCAACGCGCTCATCGACGGTCTCGCGCAGCGGCCCGCGCGCGCCGAACCGTCGAGTGCGTTTCTGAACGAGGTGGAAGTGGCGGTGGGCGCGCTGCTGCGCGAATGCATCGGCATGGAGCACGGCGCACGCGTCTTGTGCGGCGACGAAGCGATGCTCTCGCGCCTCATCTGGATGGCGTTCGA from Paraburkholderia acidisoli encodes the following:
- a CDS encoding aromatic ring-hydroxylating oxygenase subunit alpha, with product MSTTLLSPEVPAPAGTLTGRYPELGSGPIPVEPYISPEYYEREKEHIFKKTWLHVGRVEEIPKAGDYFVKDLAACDTSIIVVRNRQGEIRAMHNVCAHRMNEIVYDKCGNTRKFFCKFHGWAYDLDGKLTGVPDEKCFFGLDREQFGLSRVACEVWEGFIFVNMDPNPAVSLADYMKPMFGDIEGFPFDKLTAGFGWQTVVNCNWKLALDAFQEAYHVAYVHGNSIADAIDKTGDESMPPLDALCGEFHRRLSLAGNQKSVYGNPKAVTEGGAAAQNALSEQGQKRPIAAAALRAGIGSAKHAFPMDALPAGVNWTQSPNWLFDMNIVFPDFYVSLRPNYCQAYNFRPISHNQTLVDARVYYPEMTTPGGRFFLEYMKVALRDVLLEDFSTLERTQRAAETGAKKFMVLQDNELLVRHAYHVVERMLAQGAASAA
- a CDS encoding TetR/AcrR family transcriptional regulator, whose protein sequence is MNRGKREQIAQAALALFQAQGFTATKMAQIAAAAGMTAANLYVYFDSKLAILYEVYRPWLRAQLDALGAQVRAQHGTHARLRRLLVGLWHDIPGADANFANALIDGLAQRPARAEPSSAFLNEVEVAVGALLRECIGMEHGARVLCGDEAMLSRLIWMAFDGFVINRRLGDVRDVEAVASLIAALVLDAGPGGPPNGARNAPQTAAGARAGAGLAA